The segment taatcaaataatattgatTACAGTATTATAACTTTAGgttgtttcttataaataaaaacaaacaaagctCTGAAAACAAGTCAGTTGAGTTCACAAAGCATTTAGCGAATCAGCACTGGCATAAGTTTTATtcgtttttgttaaaatattactttacatACTTTGGAAAAAATTGGTCACTTTTTGTATTGTTGGCATAAGCAATGAATTTAGCAATAATATGTAGTTTGTTAACACTGTTTTAAgacttattatattaaaaaataaattagttaagaaTTTTAACACTTTTGAATATACACAAAGTTATGTTCCcagaaaataaactgaatggCTGCAACGACTGCCCAAACTAAATGTCACATACGTATAAGATTgctattaaatgcattattataaaagatttaatttccgATACGCGTTTTCTCTACTTCGTGCTACCTTCATAATATTTAGTCTACTTTTTAATTTACGAATTCAATTTACAACGCATTTGcaattagaaagaatttaaaataccaTGTAAATGCAAACGTCAATTCGAAACTATCGTTTTagatatcaaaattgaaaattaagattgGTTCTTTCAAGTTCTAAACTTTCATAAATAGAAGCACAGACTCATATATGATTAACAgcaacattaaaatttcttatataaaaaaaaaatcatttttttaagtttaaaaaagaaagcagacTGATCACTCTGTACAAATTTatgtaattgcaaaaaaataaaaatttctagaatacaATTGTAAAACGCTCGTTGGAAATAGTTCTCCTGATaagttttatataatgaaattgattataacattttcaatttttaaaaataaactcactAGTTTTAGGTAAACGAAACATAACCGATGCCATCGTGTTTACATTCGTCCATGCCCTTGTCAAAGTTTAGAGGTATATTGACTGAAGGAAAATAATGCTTTGCaagtatcataatattttttcttgatgaaaatttattgacttaTGCCTCCGAATTTTTCTatgtacaaataataaaaattcataagtgaaagaaaataattttacattcagTATATTgacaattatgaaaaaatctgGCCATAGTTTTTATGTTACCAGTAATTGAACAACTCAACCAATTCATTACTACCTTCTTCAATCATTGGCAAGGTATGTTGCTGGGTTTGTGACGCGGCGTTGTTCATCacagtaaatttttttgtaaattgggaactttaaattataaaggtaacaaatattttgatattaaacattttgattcttcatttattgatgattgttattttaataatagttttaacacTTGTTATTCAACTTTTAAGCTGTAGAGCACGTGGCGCGGCATGATCGATAGGCCtaaatttttaactactttttttattaatataaatatttcgatttatatttttttaccatatttgtCAATTGAACAATTCCATATTTATAAGTTGTAGAATTAATGCTAGCTTGTATAACTTTCCTGGGACGATAGAAAAATGGCACTTGCTGTGTACATTTCTACccggaattttaaaattgaacatgTGGTGTAATCTACTTCGggatataaattaaaagacatCGTATTTATCCTATCTCAAATTCTTAAACTAATTAaggataaaattgtttttgatgtgatgataaattttattgtgtattttattttctattatttaaatggtGCCATTTTGTTTTGACCCGATTTGATGCTTCATCTGATATTTactattttagacaaattttaattgtttagtaataattataattcttcgTGAGGAATTAGTTTTcagaaattcaacttaattttttgttgctcttaaagattgaaaaatagtAAAGTTTGTATTCCTAATGAGAAAATCcattgatatatattattagttaGGCCTTAAAAATTATTGCGAGAGTGTAAGATCAACTCATAAAATggattgtttcatttttatagacCATGGGCCGTATTCCAACGGTACAAAGTAAAACTTATGTTACTCCTCGACGTCCCTTTGAAAAAGAACGTCTGGATCAGGAATTGAAATACATTGGTaagttctttacatttttttaatattaatagtagAGATGTTCTTCAATTTTGGTTAAATTGAAGATATTTGGATGTTCACATTAGATGAGGGAAAAGGCATATAAACCGTgcttttttttgctgttttaattattgaatggTTAAATAATTTGCTCCAATTTGTGTTACATCCAATTACATTTATTTGGaagtaaatttaatgtataataaattttaaataaaatagttttatttaaaaataaattttttgtatgcataatttatatatccaaaaaataaatctgattagattatttgataaatggaaacaattataattacatcacaaattattttaatataattatagtttCTTTTGCTCTTGAATTGAAATTTCTGCATATGACTTTTTTACTTACAATCcacagttttttaaataaaaaaatttaaatgagtatacttaaataattattgtatcctttaacatttctttttttttttttttttttaagaaggcaGTTGgttctttttgtttgttattcaaaGTTTGGTGAAATTCAAACTTGACCACGCATTTACTGCTTGTATGgcataaaaagttaatattgtttAGAATGTGAGCCTCATAATATCTTATATCTAAAGTAGTTTTATGTTGTATTTTTgtaagaatgttttttattttctgtacagCCAGTCAATGAAATTAAGATGCTAGTTTCAGTTGTTGAAAGAACACGAGATTCTAATATTTGTACTTGGAAAGTTTAGAGGatcttttgttataatttattacctttttaagtggttgtaaataaaagaaattatgatgTGTGCTAATCTTATACGTTTAAATACTTTCTATCTTAAAGGTGATTTTGGATTAAGAAACAAAAGAGAGGTATGGAGAGTTAAATATACTCTAGCAAAAATTCGTAAAGCTGCTCGAGAACTGTTAACCTTAGATGAAAAAGATACTAGACGATTATTTGAGGGtaagtttttggaaattttgtgAACTTTCATATTGAATTTGATATGCTTAATAATTAAACTGCATATAATTGTATATATCCGTTATTCTAATCATTCTGAAAATTTGTAGGTAATGCCTTGCTTCGTCGTTTAGTAAGAATCGGTGTACTGGATGAGAGTAGAATGAAGCTCGATTATGTGTTGGGTTTGCGTGTTGAACATTTCTTAGAACGTCGCTTACAAACTCAAGTTTTCAAGCAAGGTCTTGCAAAAAGTATACATCATGCAAGAGTTCTTATTCGCCAGAGGCACATAAGGTAATATTCCAATGGCTAATGTTTTatgaaggaattaaaaattttattctattaaacaaTTTATCTGCAGTTATTAAGTACTGACTGCCTCGTGCAATTATCTGGTTCAATGGAAATATTGtgattatatttaactttagTTAAATTATTGGGACATAACTTTCCTTGTGTAactaatttctttgaattaaaagtgtattattttttaattaatttgcatatgTTTTCTGTTCACTGTGGACATAAACTTTAAAGATGGAGACTagtcttaataatataaaattgattctttCTATTTGGATATGCtgtgtagttttgtatcaaaattttatttcattcaatatttcattgaaaaaattttatgcaaactgatgaattaaaatctacttttaaaaaatattgatttaaactaATTCTGactgtattaattaatattaacatttttatcagtataatgttaaatatgtgcataCTGTTTTTAGGGTTAGGAAACAAGTTGTCAATGTACCATCATTTATTGTCCGATTGGATTCGGAGAAGCATATTGATTTCTCTCT is part of the Argiope bruennichi chromosome 10, qqArgBrue1.1, whole genome shotgun sequence genome and harbors:
- the LOC129989033 gene encoding 40S ribosomal protein S9; translation: MGRIPTVQSKTYVTPRRPFEKERLDQELKYIGDFGLRNKREVWRVKYTLAKIRKAARELLTLDEKDTRRLFEGNALLRRLVRIGVLDESRMKLDYVLGLRVEHFLERRLQTQVFKQGLAKSIHHARVLIRQRHIRVRKQVVNVPSFIVRLDSEKHIDFSLKSPFGGGRPGRVRRKNMRKAQSSGAPEEEDED